AGTTGTTGAGTCTCTTGGTCAGAGAAGGCAAAGCGGGTCAATAATCGATATAATAGGCTGAACTTAGAAAACTCAGGTTACTTTAATGTACCTGTTCCTTTTTTTATAGCAGATATTCTTTTTAACTATCTGTACAATTAGTGTTACATGAATGTCCTGATTGCTACGGGAAAACTTGCAGAAGGTACTGTAAGGAAAGCTGTAGGTTCAAAAGCACATATTATGGTACTGGATATAGACATAGCGGCATTTATCACTCCACGTCGCCTTATAGAAGCTTTGAAAAAAGGATCCGCCCAAAAACACTACGACATTATCTTTGTTCCTGGCCTTGTATCAGGGAATTTCTCAAAAGCTGTTGAGGAGCTTGGAAGTAAAATATACCTCGGTCCGAAACATGCTTATGATTTAGGGTATGTTCTGGATTTTGTAGGAAAGATAGAGTTTTCCACCAATATCCCTGCCTGTGAACTGCTGGCAGATGTCAGAAAAAAATTGGCCATGGAGAAAGTGGAACAGCTAGAAGCTTCCTGTGAACCTTTGATGTGTATAAGAGATGTAAAGCTTGGTGGGGGCAGCCGTATGAAGGTACTGGCCGAGATCGTGGATGCGACTGGTATGGAGACCACTGCCCTTGAAAAGAAAATAATGGCCTTTACTAACTATGGTGCAGACATGATCGACCTGGGCGCATCTCTCAATGCTACACCCGATGATGTGGAACGCACTATCCGTGTTGCCAGAAAAGTGACAACTTTGCCCATCAGTATCGATACGCTTGACCCTGCTCTTCTCAGGCGTGCAATAGAAACAGGTGTTGACCTGGTATTAAGTCTCAACAACAGTAATCTAAATGAGATCGGTCCTCTTGCAGCATCTGCAGAAGTTACTGTTGTGGTCATACCCGATAGTTGCGAAGAACTGGGTAGCCTTGTAAAAAATATCGAAAAGGCAAAAGAACTGGGCATTCGGAAGATCATTGCAGACCCTGTGCTTGATCCCATTGGCCACGGCATAGCCGGTTCCATTGTGCGCTATTATGAATTCCAAAGATATTTACCTGAAATTCCTGTTTTCTTCGGAGCGGGGAACGTAACTGAACTTCTGGATGTTGATTCCCATGGAGTGAATGCGACCCTTTGTGGCATAGCAGCAGATCTTGGTGCCAGTATACTTTTTACCCCGGAGTATAGTAATAAGACCCAGGGATCGATAAGAGAATTAAAGATTGCATCCCAGATGATGATACTTGCCATGGAAAGGCAGAGTTCTCCAAAGGACCTGGGCATAGACCTTATAGTAGTTAAGGAAAAAAGGCGACGAACAGATTCAGATATGCCTTTGAAGTTCACGACGGCTAAAGAGAACAGGATGTGGAAGATCGATCCTGCCGGCAGTGTGGGGATAGGCATAATACCTCATGAGGAAAGAAGGGGTGAAGGTTTGATAGTTGCCAAACATACCACTTCCACAATAGTGGGTACCAATGCAAAAGCAGTTTTTGATACGCTTGTGGACCTGCAGCTAGTATCTACTTTAGAACATGCCGGCTATCTCGGGCGGGAGCTTAAAAAAGCGGAAATTGCCTTAAGGTTTAATAGAAGTTATGCACAGGATGATGAGTTCTAGGTGTTATTATGATACTTCAGCAAGAAGATAAAGATGCCATAGTAGCCATAGTAGCTGCACGTCATTTCTCAGAGCAGAAATGGAAATGGATCAATCTGAAAAAAGATCTACAAAAGGTTCTGAAAGCTTTTGAGGAAATAAAGGAGCAGTATGATAAATATCCATATATGAGCAAGGACTGGTATGTAGAGAATTCCGCTACCAAAAGTACACATATGTGTGATACCTGGGAAGAGCTTCTTCTTCTGGTGGAGTTCCTGAGGGATTATGCCCAGTACTTCGATTTCATGGTCAGGTATGAAGGTGGAAGAAAAATGTTCTCCATTGCCAGCCATGATGGGGAACTCACACATGAGCAGGAGAATGCGATCACTGTCGCAAGGAGGCTCAGATGCAATGTTATCGTATTCTCCGTAGAAGTACCGGATTCCATTGAGTTCAATCTGATCCAGATTGGAGGAGGAATATAACTTAAAGTGTATCGAGATGCCATTAGTGACTTAGGATCCTAACCAACTTTTTATATAGTATTGAAGAATATTAGCCCCAGCCAGTCTCATTTATACATGAGCTGTGAATACAGCTTACAAATATGATACTCATACGTGATATATAATATATAAATCAGAATCAAAGACAAATAGAGGAGTTACATAATGGATGTTCTATACTACCTGGCACCTCTTGCCGGTCTTGTCAGTCTGATATTCGCTGGCTTCTTTGCAAGAAGTGTTCTTAAAGAAGGCACTGGATCAAAGGAGATGCAGGCAATATCAGCTGCCATACAGGAAGGTGCAATGGCTTATCTGAATCGTCAGTACAAAACAATAGCCGTCGTGGCAATCATTCTGGCAGTCCTTATATACGCACTGCTGCCTGATGGAGATAAGATCGCCATCGGTTTCCTGGTGGGTGCCATCAGTTCTGCTATTGCAGGGTACATAGGAATGAACGTGTCTGTAAGGGCAAATGTAAGGACAGCGCATGCTGCTTCCAGTGGTCTGCAAAAAGCAATGCATGTGGCATTCCGTGGTGGAGCGGTCACCGGTCTTGCTGTGGTCGGACTTGCCTTGCTTGGTACCAGTGGATTCTACATACTTTACGGTGATGTAGACCTTGTAGTAGGTTTCGGTTTCGGTGCCAGTCTTATCAGCCTGTTCGCCAGGGTTGGCGGTGGTATATTCACAAAGGCCGCAGACGTAGGTGCAGACCTCGTGGGTAAGATCGAAGCAGGTATCCCTGAAGATGACCCGCGTAATGCTGCTGTTATTGCTGACAATGTAGGAGACAATGTAGGTGACTGTGCTGGCATGGGTGCAGACCTCTTCGAGACATATGTTGTCACTGTGCTGGCTTCAATGCTGCTCGGTTCAATTATAATTGACAAATACCCCAATGCTATCCTGTATCCCCTGTTGCTGGGAGCATCAGCAATTATCGCTTCCGTCATATCGGTCTTCTTCGTAAAGATCGGCTCAGATGGTAAAATAATGAAAGCTTTGTACAAGGGTGTTGCAGGCTCTGCTATCATCAGTCTTGTATTCTTCTATTTCATCACCGATTCACTGATGAATGATATGAGGATATATCTTGCTGCTGTAGTGGGTATAGTGATCATGGTCCTCATGGTGGTTATCACCGAATATTACACTTCTACGAAATTCCGTCCTGTGAAGATAATTGCCGAGGCTTCCAAGACCGGTGCAGGAACTAACGTTATCTCTGGCCTTGCCATTGGTTTTGAGAGTACTGCTCTGCCTGTGATAACAATCGTCCTCGGTATACTTGCTTCTTACTTTGTTGTGGGAGGCATGGCAGATCCTGAAGTAGGGTTATATGGCATAGCCGTTGCAGCTGCAGCAATGCTCTCCACAACTGGTATGATCGTTGCGCTTGACTC
This DNA window, taken from Methanomethylovorans hollandica DSM 15978, encodes the following:
- a CDS encoding dihydropteroate synthase-like protein — translated: MNVLIATGKLAEGTVRKAVGSKAHIMVLDIDIAAFITPRRLIEALKKGSAQKHYDIIFVPGLVSGNFSKAVEELGSKIYLGPKHAYDLGYVLDFVGKIEFSTNIPACELLADVRKKLAMEKVEQLEASCEPLMCIRDVKLGGGSRMKVLAEIVDATGMETTALEKKIMAFTNYGADMIDLGASLNATPDDVERTIRVARKVTTLPISIDTLDPALLRRAIETGVDLVLSLNNSNLNEIGPLAASAEVTVVVIPDSCEELGSLVKNIEKAKELGIRKIIADPVLDPIGHGIAGSIVRYYEFQRYLPEIPVFFGAGNVTELLDVDSHGVNATLCGIAADLGASILFTPEYSNKTQGSIRELKIASQMMILAMERQSSPKDLGIDLIVVKEKRRRTDSDMPLKFTTAKENRMWKIDPAGSVGIGIIPHEERRGEGLIVAKHTTSTIVGTNAKAVFDTLVDLQLVSTLEHAGYLGRELKKAEIALRFNRSYAQDDEF
- a CDS encoding sodium-translocating pyrophosphatase — encoded protein: MDVLYYLAPLAGLVSLIFAGFFARSVLKEGTGSKEMQAISAAIQEGAMAYLNRQYKTIAVVAIILAVLIYALLPDGDKIAIGFLVGAISSAIAGYIGMNVSVRANVRTAHAASSGLQKAMHVAFRGGAVTGLAVVGLALLGTSGFYILYGDVDLVVGFGFGASLISLFARVGGGIFTKAADVGADLVGKIEAGIPEDDPRNAAVIADNVGDNVGDCAGMGADLFETYVVTVLASMLLGSIIIDKYPNAILYPLLLGASAIIASVISVFFVKIGSDGKIMKALYKGVAGSAIISLVFFYFITDSLMNDMRIYLAAVVGIVIMVLMVVITEYYTSTKFRPVKIIAEASKTGAGTNVISGLAIGFESTALPVITIVLGILASYFVVGGMADPEVGLYGIAVAAAAMLSTTGMIVALDSYGPITDNAGGIAEMAGMPSSVRKVTDALDAVGNTTKAVTKGYAIGSAALGALALFADYKHKVSPVGASLNLSLDQPVVLVGLFIGGLLPFLFTAVTMQAVGKAAIKIVDEVRRQFREIPGIMEGTAKPEYGKCVDIVTAAAIREMAIPGFLAIVVPLAVGLLLGPSALGGLLIGLIVAGLLLALTMDNGGGAWDNAKKYIEDGNYGGKGSDAHKAAIVGDTVGDPFKDTSGPALNALIKVVNMIAILFSTLFIGKGLL